Proteins co-encoded in one Thermoplasma sp. Kam2015 genomic window:
- the lpdA gene encoding dihydrolipoyl dehydrogenase — translation MRSDMYDAIIIGSGPGGYAAAIRLGQRQKKVALIEKDKIGGECLNYGCIPSKAFIELANSINYLREMPGVSINYSIDMKKWQQWKWSMINRLTGGVETLCKGYGVDVIRGEAYIVDSNHVKVGDRTIEGSNLVIATGSKPVKIKGIDDVVYNREILDLDHIPGSVAIIGGGYIGVEIGTALAKLGSSVTIIEMMPNILPGTDQELVRHVERRLSQIGVKVMTGKKVLNTQKSEKIRVNMEGGEYVEADTVLMTVGRIPNTEGFGLENLKLEMDGRFIKTDAHKRTSVPNVYAIGDVSGQPMLAHKAYYDADVAADNICGIDSVVEYRAMPYVIYSDPEIAYTGSKSAKSTRFPVAANGRSLTMNENIGTFNIYYDEKGIVTGAGFAAPHASELISEISLAVESGLMAMDIGLTIHPHPTVSEGVKETAEEAYGKPLHFKI, via the coding sequence ATGAGATCTGATATGTACGATGCAATAATAATAGGTTCGGGGCCAGGTGGCTATGCAGCCGCAATCCGCCTGGGGCAGAGGCAGAAGAAGGTTGCGCTGATAGAGAAAGACAAGATCGGGGGCGAATGCCTGAACTACGGCTGCATACCTTCAAAGGCCTTCATAGAGCTTGCCAACTCAATAAACTATCTCAGGGAGATGCCTGGAGTTTCGATAAATTATTCAATAGACATGAAGAAATGGCAGCAATGGAAATGGTCCATGATCAACAGGCTTACCGGCGGAGTGGAAACGCTCTGCAAGGGGTACGGCGTAGATGTGATAAGGGGCGAAGCATACATTGTGGACAGCAACCATGTGAAGGTCGGAGACCGGACGATAGAGGGCAGCAACCTTGTCATAGCAACCGGATCAAAGCCGGTGAAGATCAAAGGCATAGACGACGTGGTGTACAACAGGGAGATACTGGATCTGGATCACATACCCGGATCGGTGGCCATAATAGGCGGAGGATACATAGGCGTAGAGATAGGTACGGCGCTGGCAAAGCTTGGTTCCAGCGTCACGATCATAGAAATGATGCCCAACATACTCCCCGGGACGGATCAGGAGCTGGTCAGGCATGTGGAGAGGAGGCTATCGCAGATCGGCGTGAAGGTGATGACAGGTAAGAAGGTCCTTAACACGCAGAAGTCAGAAAAGATCAGGGTAAACATGGAAGGAGGAGAGTACGTCGAGGCTGATACAGTGCTGATGACCGTTGGCAGGATACCAAACACCGAGGGCTTCGGCCTTGAAAACCTTAAGCTGGAGATGGACGGCCGTTTCATCAAGACGGATGCGCACAAGCGCACAAGCGTCCCGAATGTGTACGCCATAGGGGATGTTTCCGGGCAGCCCATGCTCGCGCACAAGGCATACTACGATGCCGATGTTGCAGCTGACAACATATGCGGTATAGACAGCGTGGTTGAGTACAGGGCCATGCCCTACGTCATATACTCAGATCCGGAGATAGCATACACAGGATCAAAATCTGCAAAGTCCACAAGATTTCCTGTTGCAGCAAACGGCAGATCGCTGACCATGAATGAAAATATAGGCACATTCAACATATACTACGACGAGAAGGGCATAGTCACAGGGGCCGGCTTTGCAGCGCCGCATGCAAGCGAACTCATAAGCGAGATATCCCTCGCCGTGGAGTCGGGGCTCATGGCCATGGATATAGGCCTGACGATACATCCGCATCCGACCGTGAGCGAGGGCGTGAAGGAAACGGCAGAGGAGGCTTACGGCAAGCCGCTTCATTTCAAAATATAA
- a CDS encoding cob(I)yrinic acid a,c-diamide adenosyltransferase, translated as MFTRRGDQGETDLANRARVGKDSPVVEVQGTIDELNSFIGYALVLSRWDDIKNDLFKIQNDLFVLGEDVSTGGKGRVVTREMIDHLEERVREMKAEIGKIELFVVPGGSIESASLHMARSVSRRLERRIVAASKVTEINKNVLIYANRLSSVLFMHALLSNKRLNIAEKIWSIHRIS; from the coding sequence ATGTTCACAAGGCGAGGGGATCAGGGCGAAACGGATCTTGCAAACAGGGCCAGGGTGGGAAAGGACTCTCCAGTGGTGGAGGTGCAGGGAACGATAGATGAGCTCAACTCCTTCATAGGCTACGCGCTCGTGCTGAGCAGATGGGATGACATCAAAAACGACCTGTTCAAGATACAGAACGATCTCTTTGTCCTGGGCGAGGACGTATCTACTGGGGGCAAGGGCAGGGTTGTGACCAGGGAGATGATCGATCATCTTGAGGAACGCGTCAGGGAGATGAAGGCGGAGATAGGAAAGATAGAACTCTTTGTGGTTCCGGGTGGTTCAATAGAGTCGGCCTCGCTCCACATGGCCAGATCCGTCTCCAGAAGGCTCGAGAGGAGAATAGTCGCCGCATCGAAGGTCACAGAGATAAACAAGAACGTGCTCATATATGCTAACAGGCTATCCTCTGTACTTTTCATGCATGCGCTTCTTTCAAACAAGAGGTTAAATATAGCCGAGAAGATATGGAGCATACACAGGATATCCTGA
- a CDS encoding NAD-binding protein, which produces MAREARILEPRWLVLIQGLITTVLGLSLVSSNHVVSIRIFIVSFSVSLKAMAFLAIFDGFILAVYGFMAREKTRNAWRIMVAGSLLTIVILSIGAGRHFHITAIGMAFSFFVIYIIFRRRREYIYPNRMLGRPEVAIALVTITFTILYGIGGSLLFGDQFRPPITNIANAFYFTGETVTTLGFGDILPVTIDAKMFTISLAFLGVAIFFSSITALILPTIERRLGGLVNRMEKRELKTLTDYILICGYSNLMQEYVSRMKSSGSVVVIIEKNPESAQSLRDEGYIVFEHNADDIDLLSSFDFSSAREIIIGSGDDAYNLIIAAALKSVIGNDNSSKVRVLVVDPKDMVKFAIMGFRLIDVSSILSRSLLEGNA; this is translated from the coding sequence GTGGCAAGAGAAGCTCGCATCCTTGAGCCGAGATGGCTGGTTCTGATCCAGGGGCTGATCACCACTGTTCTTGGTCTGTCTCTCGTATCTTCCAACCATGTGGTATCGATCCGCATATTCATCGTATCGTTTTCTGTATCTCTAAAGGCCATGGCATTCCTGGCCATATTCGACGGTTTTATACTTGCCGTATACGGCTTCATGGCCAGGGAAAAGACAAGGAACGCATGGCGCATCATGGTGGCGGGATCTCTTCTCACCATAGTGATACTTTCCATCGGCGCAGGCAGGCATTTCCACATAACCGCCATAGGCATGGCCTTCTCCTTCTTCGTCATATACATAATCTTCAGGAGGCGCAGGGAGTACATCTATCCCAACCGCATGCTCGGAAGGCCGGAGGTTGCCATAGCTCTTGTCACCATAACGTTCACGATACTGTATGGCATAGGCGGTTCGCTCCTCTTCGGCGATCAGTTCCGACCGCCGATAACCAACATTGCAAATGCATTCTATTTCACCGGGGAAACCGTGACCACGCTGGGCTTCGGAGATATACTGCCGGTCACAATCGATGCAAAGATGTTCACCATATCCCTGGCGTTCCTTGGAGTAGCAATATTTTTTAGCTCGATCACCGCTCTCATACTGCCCACAATAGAGAGACGCCTGGGCGGCCTGGTGAACAGGATGGAGAAGAGAGAGCTCAAAACGCTCACGGATTACATATTGATATGCGGTTATTCTAACCTCATGCAGGAGTACGTGTCTAGGATGAAGAGTTCAGGTTCAGTGGTTGTGATCATAGAGAAGAATCCTGAAAGCGCGCAATCGCTGAGGGATGAAGGATACATAGTCTTCGAACACAATGCGGATGACATCGATCTGCTTTCATCCTTCGACTTCTCATCAGCGCGGGAGATCATAATCGGATCTGGGGACGATGCGTATAACCTGATCATAGCTGCTGCTCTGAAAAGCGTGATAGGGAATGATAATTCCTCAAAGGTCAGGGTGCTTGTGGTGGATCCGAAGGACATGGTCAAATTTGCCATAATGGGATTCCGGCTTATTGACGTTTCATCCATACTGTCCAGGAGTCTTCTAGAAGGCAACGCCTAG